Proteins encoded together in one Streptomyces sp. NA04227 window:
- a CDS encoding polyprenyl synthetase family protein: MSTAGRSVTENTATTAAQGAVATDTTAGATPRELRERLLDDAERAIGGLLDRETERWRAEAPQSLALFDGIRDLVTAGGKRLRPAFCVSGFLAAGGDPAEPVLPGLAAALELMHVSALLHDDIFDEADLRRGRPTSHLVQAERHRAAGWRGSSQRFGESVAILAGDLAAVYADQALRDARGPVLDEWSLLRSEMMVGQFMDLSIAAEYNPDPELSRRVALYKSGRYSIHRPLNIGALFAGREDLAEPFEVYGRALGEAFQLRDDLIDAFGEDSVTGKTAGLDFAQHKMTLLLGLAMQSDERVRELVRRGEGGVDRSDVAELRRLIVDAGIRDQVEKHIDELVLTAVAALDTADVSEAWRSELTVMAHRVAYRDS, translated from the coding sequence ATGAGCACCGCCGGCAGGTCCGTCACCGAGAACACCGCCACCACGGCCGCCCAGGGCGCCGTGGCCACCGACACCACCGCCGGGGCCACCCCGCGGGAACTGCGCGAGCGGCTCCTCGACGACGCCGAGCGCGCCATCGGCGGGCTCCTGGACCGCGAGACGGAGCGCTGGCGCGCCGAAGCGCCGCAGAGCCTCGCCCTTTTCGACGGGATTCGCGACCTGGTCACCGCGGGCGGCAAGCGGCTGCGGCCCGCGTTCTGCGTCTCCGGTTTCCTCGCGGCGGGCGGCGACCCGGCCGAACCCGTCCTGCCGGGCCTGGCCGCCGCCCTCGAACTCATGCATGTCTCGGCCCTGTTGCACGACGACATCTTCGACGAGGCCGATCTGCGCCGGGGCCGCCCGACCTCGCATCTGGTGCAGGCCGAGCGGCACCGCGCGGCGGGCTGGCGCGGCAGCTCCCAGCGGTTCGGCGAGAGCGTGGCGATCCTCGCCGGTGACCTCGCCGCGGTCTACGCCGACCAGGCGCTGCGCGACGCCCGCGGCCCCGTGCTCGACGAGTGGTCGCTGCTGCGCTCGGAGATGATGGTCGGCCAGTTCATGGACCTGTCCATCGCCGCCGAGTACAACCCGGACCCGGAGCTGTCCCGTCGCGTCGCCCTGTACAAGTCGGGCCGTTACTCCATCCACCGGCCCCTGAACATCGGGGCGTTGTTCGCCGGACGCGAGGACCTGGCCGAGCCCTTCGAGGTGTACGGGCGCGCGCTCGGCGAGGCCTTCCAGTTGCGCGACGACCTGATCGACGCCTTCGGCGAGGACTCCGTCACCGGCAAGACGGCCGGACTCGACTTCGCCCAGCACAAGATGACCCTGCTGCTCGGGCTCGCCATGCAGAGCGACGAGCGGGTGCGCGAACTGGTCCGGCGCGGCGAGGGCGGCGTGGACCGCTCGGACGTCGCCGAACTGCGCCGGCTGATCGTCGACGCCGGGATCCGCGACCAAGTGGAGAAGCACATCGACGAGTTGGTGCTGACCGCCGTGGCCGCGCTCGACACCGCCGACGTGTCCGAGGCCTGGCGCAGCGAACTGACCGTGATGGCCCACCGCGTCGCCTACCGCGACTCCTGA